ACCATTACCTACTAATATTTCTTAATGATGCGGTGTATCGCGTAACTGAAATATTGAGtcatttatattttttaattatattataaGTCTTTATCAAGTGCATTTTAATACCTGGATAACTATTGCAACGTACTTTGCTTTACGTCTGTAAATACTGCTAAATTTTTACCTtctcatttatttaatttcagTAGAGTGATATATTAAATCTTTTGCCTTCTTCTGGGCTTTCCAATATTCAGTTTATTATTACCTTATATCATCATATTTGTCAGGCTTAGCTGAATTTGATGgtgaaaaagtttcaaagtaaactaattaatttacaatttaatattatattgACCTTTTTTGTGTATGAATGGAATCATGATATAacttgtttaaattttaaagttaAAAAGAGACGCGGTGATTTTTATGTAATTAAtgaaagattttttataaagtatattataaaaaaaaacaaaaacccTCAAAATTTAACGAAAAGCATTTGTAACTCAAAAACCTCAATTAATTCCATGAGACAATACCTAGCaacaataaataagaaattACGTGCTTTCGtacaaacttttttagCGATTGGTGGATACTACTCAATAACTACTCAAATAGTCAAAATAATACTTATCACGCACCCAGTTTTGCTTTGTCAGTGCTCCTCATAAACGTTTTGGTATTACGTATCAATCACTAGCTGTTTACCGTACCTGCAGTTATAACGCTTATGTACGTTAGCTTAGATAGGGAAGTAAGGAAGATGTAAGCAACAAGCACAGCAATCATAAATGAGTACGGTGTCCAATTGACAACAAATTCTAAACATTTTAACAGAAATCAGTCGAGAGTAGAGTTTGGTGTGTAAGCACTAAAGAGAACAAAGAGCGTCAattatgatttaaaaaaaattacaattgCGTTAGAAGCAGTGAGCAATCCATTATTAATACACCACGTGTAAGTTAAAGTAAACCATATACCGGATAACCCTGTTTGCTAAGCACGCTAATCTATCCAGATATTAGACCTGTATTATTATATATGTACATGCGTAAAAGAGTTTATATTGTAGAGTgatattacaaaaaattgaatcatCAATCTTTAGCGTTATTACCATAAAAACTTTACTTTTGGTTCAACATTACGCAAATAGTTATACGGAGCGGGCGTATGAAACAATccaaattttatctttcaCATTAGCATAAAATATGGCAGTCATGCTGAAAAAGATTGTAAAATAAGACCATACtacaatttataaataaaaggcATTGTAAATGTCttataataattgaaaGTATATTGATAAAATGTGCgaccaaaaaattttttttaaatttttacgaTTACAATAAATACTTTTCTCAGTGGTACACCATTTGAAACTTGATTGTTATATTTTGGCTAATTACGTTTAAAAATAGTGCGGTTGTGTGGAAATAATCTGgaaaatccattttttggaaaaattgttttgcaACAGAATtctatataaaaaattttgaaggtTTTAGAAAACTTGCAAGAATTATTTAGGACTTGTTTGTTAATTTCGTTGAAGACTTACAGCAATCATTACTTTACTCTCAACATGTTCGAAATTTATATAATCCTGATGAAGTTATAATAGTAGTTAGTTTCACaaaggttttttttctgctaACTAAATAGAGaaattatatattatattacagTACAATTTAAGGCTTGCTAGATTTACTCAATCGCTCATACATACATATAtgtatgcaaaaaaaagtcgAAAACGGCATATTATCAGCAATCATATTTGTCTTTGTTACGAATGCAATGTTGTTTATTGAATTCAAAATTGCTAGGCAGCCTATTACGGCTGGGCATGGAGTGACCAGTTATGTGCGTTATGAGGAAAGTATTCAAAACTCAAGAGACTCTCAAGCTACCCCTAATACCGGGgctttgaaaattttaacagcAAAAACGGAGTAGTATAATACAATAGTATTCTTTCACGACTTCAGTGAATATTAAGGATCCTGCAAGCTTGACTTTGCGTCATTGACGTTATGGCAGGAACCTAGTAATTCTTCAGTTACCGCTACTacaattgcttttattCCTTTTGTTAAATCCTCcactaaaaaattacatttttatcaGTTATCTTTTTCAGTCATCTTGGAGAATTAGTaaatttcaagttttcGTCTCGAGGAATACGTTCGGTTGTCCGTCTTCTACCAAACCGTTTATGGGGTTGAAGATTACCCTATGTACGAATTTCTCATTATTATAGCTAAAACCAAaggcttctttttcaatattgAAAGGTACGAATGCTTAGCTTGCAGATCACAAAAAACCTGCTTCGAGTTTACTTTTGTTAACTCTTGAGAGAGAGCTTCGGAATATTCCTTCCACGGTATTAATGAGGAAGCCATTACAACCAAGGACATTGCATCGTAATTTGCAAACTACCAGATGTTTTCTTTGCTACTGAATATTATGAAGAAGTCGTTGAATAATTTAGAAATATCATTTGTCGACAATCAAACCAACCTCAAGTGACTTGAAGCAGCACTACTGAGGAGGAAAGCCTTCGCATAACCAAatgtttattaatttagCGATTTTCGTCGTCAAGAAATAATCATGTCAAAAGGCGAATTCTCATTGTTAATAATAGGATTCTCTCAAACTCACTGTAGGTAAAATGAGCCAAGAAAGTGATCCCTGTTACCTGTCTCTATGCCTACATTCATTGAACAAGATGTGCATTCTAATGCTTAGTGCTCAATTTATATCCTCCTTGATATTATAAGCTTTTTCGACAatataagaaaagaaagaaataagaGATTAGTTATGCGCATTGCATTGAACAAAGGATACgagaagaaacaaaaagcgtctttggaaaaaggCTCCATAGTGGTTATTTTCGACAATTCAGAAGTGTAGGGTTTGATatgatattaaattaaacaagGCTCCATTTGTTTGACGAACATCCCAGTTATCTAGGGACACCACATATTAAAATGATTATCTATtgaattaataattatttactaTTAGGGTATTGAATATACTTTATCTCGAAAAACTAAGTTGCCTTCTACCTCTTTTACTCTTGTTTTACCGAAGTCTAGACTTGAGTTCATCAAATTCAAGACGATATTGTATTGCATTATCTCCCCTAAAGAAAGGAGTTTAAGTGCTATTTGGTGGTGATGGCGGGTGTGAGACTTACCCATTAGTTGCGATAGGTTTTCATGTGTTTGAAATAGATAATTAAATCCAAGCATGaataacttttaaataaatcatcatTACCTTTAAATGtgaattttacaaataaatacaaattttatAGATTCATTGTCGTTATATTGATGATCTCAATTTCTGCAATGAAACTTAACGGTCAATTAAAGTTGAAACAGCACGACGAACACAGGACGGATTGTTCACATAATTCGGTAAGATATATTAGCGCTCGCTATCCTTCGGAGATATACTTGATAATCTATGTCTAAATTtgcattgaaaaaattatatataatgAGGGataaatgttttgttttctatACTCTCCTGCTTTACTAGTCATTCGCAATTGTAACAGTAGATTTTTTGCATCATTATTACTCTCCGAAACATGACTGAACACTCATTTAAGCAAATAGACGTGTTTTCTAATAAAGGTTTTCGAGGTAATCCTGTTGcagttttttttgatgCAGATAATTTATCACAAAAGGAAATGCAGCAGATTGCCAAGTGGACAAATTTATCTGAGACAACATTTGTTCAAAAGCCGACAATCGATAAAGCAGATTACAGACTTCGTATATTTACCCCAGAATGTGAATTAAGCTTTGCTGGTCACCCAACAATTGGATCGTGCTTTGCTGTTGTTGAAAGTGGATATTGTACTCCAAAAAACTGTAAAATTATTCAGGAATGTTTAGCCGGTTTAGTTGAATTAACTATCGATGGGGAAAAGGATGAAGACACTTGGATTTCTTTCAAACTTCCGtattacaaaattttacagACTTCTGAAACTGCAATTTCAGAAGTAGAAAATGCATTGGGTATTCCTCTGAATTATAGTTCTCAAGTTTCTCCTCCTGTGTTAATAGATGATGGACCAAAGTGGCTTGTAATTCAACTTCCAAACGCTACAGATGTGCTCAACCTCGTTCCGAAATTTCAGTCCCTTTCCCAAGTTTGTAAAAACAATGATTGGATAGGCGTCACCGTCTTTGGTGAATTAGGAAAAGACTCGTTCGAAAGCCGAAGCTTTGCGCCTTTAATACATGTCAATGAGGATCCGGCTTGCGGTAGTGGTGCAGGAGCTGTCGGTGTGTATATTGGAAGCTCTCAAAAAACTCCAACTTCTCTATCATTTACGATTTCTCAAGGTACAAAATTAAGTAGACAAGCAATTTCCAAAGTCAGCGTAGACGTTTCCTCCAATAAATCAATTGCTGTTTTTGTCGGTGGACAGGCAAAAACTTGTATTTCTGGAAAATCgtttatttaatgtttttattacaaataTTCACTTGCGAGTTTATTTTCCAATACTGAAGACTTTCAATCAATAGCAAATATGCTACTCAAGGAAGTTCACTCATTCAAAAGCAATTGGTTTACTATATCGTTTTTTCTAACTAGTTACTAGTCATTGAACAATCTACCGAAtgataaaatgaaattttggtttttcaATATGTGATGCACGTACGAGATCTAAGTTCAGAAAATGTAGAGAATAAGAGGAAGGCAGTATTTTACGTCCttgatttatttcttgCATTCTTACTATATACTCCTTAACACATTTACAATTATCTAAACTTCCTGCGAaatgtaatttattatgaacaatatttaatatttatatttgacACCAAGAATAGCTGTCGAAGCCTGAATAATATATACTATTGCACTACATcacattaaaaatttccaGCATCttaaataatttgataTGAAGATTGACAAATCTAGATAGAAAGTAGAA
This region of Schizosaccharomyces pombe strain 972h- genome assembly, chromosome: II genomic DNA includes:
- a CDS encoding uncharacterized protein (Schizosaccharomyces pombe specific protein); its protein translation is MVKKFQSKLINLQFNIILTFFVYEWNHDITCLNFKVKKRRGDFYVINERFFIKYIIKKNKNPQNLTKSICNSKTSINSMRQYLATINKKLRAFVQTFLAIGGYYSITTQIVKIILITHPVLLCQCSS
- the aes1 gene encoding phenazine biosynthesis family protein; the protein is MTEHSFKQIDVFSNKGFRGNPVAVFFDADNLSQKEMQQIAKWTNLSETTFVQKPTIDKADYRLRIFTPECELSFAGHPTIGSCFAVVESGYCTPKNCKIIQECLAGLVELTIDGEKDEDTWISFKLPYYKILQTSETAISEVENALGIPLNYSSQVSPPVLIDDGPKWLVIQLPNATDVLNLVPKFQSLSQVCKNNDWIGVTVFGELGKDSFESRSFAPLIHVNEDPACGSGAGAVGVYIGSSQKTPTSLSFTISQGTKLSRQAISKVSVDVSSNKSIAVFVGGQAKTCISGKSFI